The proteins below come from a single Drosophila kikkawai strain 14028-0561.14 chromosome 3R, DkikHiC1v2, whole genome shotgun sequence genomic window:
- the kmr gene encoding uncharacterized protein kmr isoform X4, producing MFGCIYQLWDWLEAPPLFTAGTMDAKKLQQLQEAAILAQQQKKLPLAYQTNLVDYRTAAYSQALYQQSPTATSSSGGGALSPIELQPQSKHHGLMKHGHGGGGTSSSSHSSPYHQSYSSSGGGTAAGQDQLYQSPTERTYLAAAGRLQASNATAGHHPISALQAQYQQLQAAKMQAQIATQNEAAQAQQRTFAMRQAMNPPTNHYHISQSPSMVSTLTQQQQQQQQAQQQQRAPPSSLNLQNQYQPAQGPLKLQQQQQQQPVMPKHYQEQLYAQQQQLQQQQQQLLQQQQQHRHKTDLQTPGSEHGTVYIQQNHPGHVVNQACQTQISTVKPKATPSSEESSTNSAKSPSHAPLDRKKSAGSIQALKSPITKRPPSTPVTLSGWLHKQGSDGLKVWRKRWFVLAEYCLYYYKGPEEEKLLGSVLLPSYRVSACLPEDKIYRKFAFKCEHQNMRTYWLAADNSEAMMQWVRALAAASLMQAPSSGESEPSVNSSLNHSGENSDSGIHTLQSQPSKGQPTPSSDNAGGGGNAGNGGGGAQPLYANAPPKPRRINDGGYSSPSPEHHEQQQQQHSGRRLMSPTQQLYQQQQQNQRSQQQQQQPQQHHAIYDTRTGHVSTALQLQQAQQQYSLDHLEAQFQQQQLDMEAQIARLQQQRAAEEIYGEREMYMAKLMQQRQGAGGVYPTQQQLLQAERRTPDAYGRSKQQRLFAAAAAAADYEDIYNMSQLAGGGAGGAMSAQEALLQEAASYRRPLSPPSYDGSKHVPAMPQRYTPNHMEASAADQLINTMDLRARSVAAIVRPHSADFLEYEARAEAAAAAAAAAVAQSQQESGRAPRPKSSLDINRTPDSFYYSEASYADKMRKSALYLQSGGAGAAQPQQAGSYRTAVGDFNSGVNTIGYENPYERAYKRQELLAEAQAQGGVASSMPRMSRSASQGRSVTSQLQSPQQEDLPPLNVHPGSIFPPSMSTQEIISKNEQFLRSASARLPKRSGGMDDDYSAGNSTTTSPTGASNSPQHNQDGERKREESMKRLLEWKQRMLQSPLTRKGIQQGGSNMSAMSKLGSNPNILLASTAVASGARYGPQAGKTGLVGNGNGNGNGNASGAGNPPSAGGIQRSRSESQANVGPGGVVYNSYSSDDEASISVRNVNNLPMGNLTVKPDPSDALHQESAFAPYYGGATETKYAKNTVLTDRGLYAGNGVQLATSTPQHQQQQFRMRRTGSRAEIDMLERETSSQIRNLDVSAGDLLSRTHEELVLLLIQLRRQSSQTARAIEQCCSDIHDVQNRLRSAEGLTRAESIQRLDYLKQHLLDLERHYEKSKPLVNLVDNMVKLGSLYRNDANGRVQPVTIERLEFNQRMQERHMLQEEQQQWERLSPNQAELQAKVRELYQLDQLLQEESGTLQSLQRDKEDLERALGGLRARIHDSNATPMALEAAKKQQHILERELSRVHQLLAENSKVSKKLEQTVAGNAHLEQELLLLRQKVQASRGDAANGMGSDAAHINGDQTAAVLQSELERVQSLVGDMQRQRHELSSAVRQLTENSTRLYQEIGNKEMNGGGSTNGSLKKRSNSTSWTETDLDANMMRSGSRQQLNDSSLNLSTPLYVDTNNGSTKLSDYNRYNGGGSSDALEMSGVDSDGFLDSNPFATALEKQEIKTVRIVKRESERRHRDRSERGLSSSTQNLDQVLEEEQYAQQQQLQQQREQQQLYAQSLEEQMSNGHHSRSKSLPRNYSEPPKPRHSRHMNGKQNGHHYNGGFDYDRNSNYEHQPPPPPAPQSNGHHHSQREQREHLNPLANAYFAKQLQQQANPSRDSARVALRTKTDSLQSLNKSLTDISPEPVFQSVAARQIINEMSAGSASEDTERVVEKVPPPHKHRRAVPREKRRHYTAPNNVNQKAMEKVQAENDMNRNNTNWRARDDLDMEVALRPRMNAPDVIRSALGQGEKISENTIDNLLLAPNKIVIPERYIPETTPELSPEEKKRRQEKVESIKKMLSEAPLSSNENESLPPSKINAEKKQREHLLQLNQILAQQVMQVSKIVAGNPTSHN from the exons atgtTTGGCTGCATTTATCAGCTGTGGGACTG GTTGGAGGCGCCGCCCCTCTTCACCGCCGGCACCATGGACGCCAAGAAGCTGCAGCAACTGCAGGAGGCGGCGATTCTCGCCCAGCAGCAGAAGAAGCTGCCGCTGGCCTACCAGACGAATCTCGTTGACTACCGAACGGCGGCTTACAGTCAGGCACTTTACCAGCAGTCGCCCACGGCCACGAGCTCTAGTGGCGGAGGAGCGCTCTCGCCAATCGAGCTGCAGCCGCAGTCCAAGCACCATGGCCTGATGAAGCACGGACACGGAGGTGGAGGCACCTCGAGCAGTTCTCACAGCTCGCCTTACCACCAGTCGTACTCCAGCAGTGGCGGTGGGACAGCCGCTGGCCAGGATCAGCTCTACCAATCGCCCACGGAGCGCACCTATCTGGCGGCGGCGGGCAGGTTGCAGGCCAGTAATGCCACCGCAGGCCATCATCCTATCTCCGCCCTGCAGGCGCAGTACCAGCAGCTGCAGGCGGCCAAGATGCAGGCTCAGATCGCCACCCAGAACGAGGCGGCCCAGGCGCAGCAGCGGACCTTTGCCATGCGACAGGCCATGAATCCGCCCACCAATCATTATCACATAAGCCAGTCCCCCAGCATGGTGTCCACGCTgacgcaacagcagcagcaacagcagcaggcgcagcagcaacagaggGCTCCTCCCTCGTCGCTCAATTTGCAGAATCAATACCAACCGGCTCAGGGTCCGCTGaagctgcaacagcaacagcagcagcagccggtgATGCCCAAGCACTATCAGGAGCAGCTGTAcgcccaacagcagcaactgcagcagcaacagcagcagttgctacaacaacagcagcagcatcgccACAAGACCGACCTGCAGACACCTGGCAGTGAGCACGGCACCGTTTACATCCAACAAAACCATCCAGGACATGTGGTGAACCAGGCATGCCAGACCCAGATATCGACTGTTAAGCCCAAGGCCACGCCCAGCTCGGAGGAGTCCTCGACCAACTCGGCCAAGAGTCCTTCGCACGCGCCTCTGGACAGGAAGAAGAGCGCGGGCTCCATACAGGCTCTTAAGTCGCCGATAACCAAGAGGCCACCATCCACGCCAGTTACCCTGTCAGGTTGGCTGCATAAGCAGGGTTCCGATGGTCTGAAGGTGTGGCGTAAGAGGTGGTTCGTCCTGGCCGAGTACTGCCTGTACTACTACAAAGGTCCCGAGGAGGAGAAGCTGCTGGGATCCGTGCTGCTGCCCTCGTATCGCGTATCTGCCTGCTTGCCCGAGGACAAGATCTACCGCAAGTTTGCCTTCAAGTGCGAGCACCAGAACATGCGAACCTACTGGCTGGCGGCAGACAATTCCGAGGCCATGATGCAGTGGGTCAGGGCCTTGGCGGCGGCCAGCTTGATGCAGGCACCCAGCAGCGGAGAGTCAGAGCCCAGTGTGAACTCTTCGTTAAATCACAGCGGTGAGAACTCGGATTCCGGGATTCATACGTTACAATCGCAGCCCAGCAAGGGACAGCCCACACCCTCCTCGGATAATGCGGGTGGAGGAGGCAACGCTGGCAACGGAGGAGGTGGCGCCCAGCCGCTCTATGCCAATGCCCCGCCCAAGCCAAGACGCATCAATGATGGAGGCTACTCCTCGCCCTCGCCCGAGCAccacgagcagcagcagcaacagcactcCGGTCGCCGCTTGATGTCGCCAACCCAGCAACtctaccagcagcagcaacaaaaccAACGatctcagcagcagcaacagcagccgcagcagcaccATGCCATCTACGATACACGGACGGGACACGTGTCCACCGCCTTGCAGTTGCAGCAGGCCCAGCAGCAATACTCACTAGACCATCTGGAGGCGCAGtttcagcaacagcagctggaCATGGAGGCGCAGATAGCCAGgcttcagcagcagcgggCTGCCGAGGAGATCTACGGCGAGCGGGAGATGTACATGGCCAAGCTGATGCAGCAGCGTCAGGGAGCAGGCGGTGTCTATCCcacccagcagcagcttctGCAGGCGGAGCGACGCACTCCGGATGCCTATGGGCGGTCCAAGCAGCAGCGCCTgttcgcagcagcagccgctgcaGCGGATTACGAGGATATCTACAACATGTCACAActggcaggaggaggagcaggtgggGCTATGTCCGCCCAGGAGGCACTGCTTCAGGAGGCGGCCAGCTATCGGCGTCCGCTCAGCCCGCCCAGCTATGATGGCAGCAAGCATGTGCCGGCTATGCCGCAACGCTACACGCCCAATCACATGGAG GCCAGCGCCGCTGATCAACTAATCAATACCATGGACTTGCGTGCCCGCTCCGTGGCGGCCATAGTGCGTCCGCACTCCGCGGACTTCCTGGAGTATGAGGCGCGTGCCGAGGCTGCtgcagccgctgccgccgcggcGGTGGCTCAGAGCCAACAGGAAAGTGGCCGGGCCCCCAGGCCCAAGTCCAGTCTGGACATCAACCGAACGCCGGACAGCTTCTACTACTCGGAGGCCAGCTACGCGGACAAGATGCGCAAGAGCGCTTTGTATCTGCAGAGCGGCGGAGCGGGCGCTGCCCAGCCGCAGCAGGCGGGCAGCTACCGCACTGCCGTCGGAGACTTTAACTCCGGGGTAAACACCATTGGCTATGAGAATCCCTACGAGCGGGCCTACAAGCGGCAGGAACTGCTGGCCGAAGCGCAGGCTCAGGGCGGAGTGGCCAGCAGCATGCCACGCATGAGCCGCTCTGCTAGCCAAGGACGCTCGGTAACCTCGCAACTGCAGTCGCCGCAGCAGGAGGACCTGCCGCCCCTGAACGTGCATCCGGGCTCCATCTTCCCGCCATCGATGTCCACGCAAGAGATCATTAGCAAGAACGAGCAGTTCCTTCGTTCCGCCAGCGCCCGGCTGCCCAAGCGATCGGGTGGCATGGATGACGACTACTCCGCAGGCAACTCCACCACCACCTCGCCCACTGGAGCGTCCAATTCGCCGCAGCACAACCAGGACGGAGAGCGGAAGCGCGAGGAGTCCATGAAGCGGTTGCTCGAGTGGAAGCAGCGCATGCTGCAGTCGCCGCTGACGCGAAAGGGCATCCAGCAGGGCGGCAGCAACATGTCAGCCATGTCGAAGCTGGGCAGCAATCCGAACATCCTGCTGGCATCCACAGCCGTGGCCAGCGGAGCGCGCTATGGCCCCCAGGCGGGCAAAACGGGTCTGGTGGGTAATggcaatggaaatggcaatggcaatgccTCCGGAGCTGGCAACCCGCCGTCAGCTGGTGGCATCCAGCGTTCCCGATCGGAGAGCCAGGCCAATGTGGGTCCTGGCGGAGTGGTGTACAACAGCTACTCCTCGGACGATGAGG CCTCGATTTCCGTGCGCAATGTGAACAATCTGCCCATGGGCAATCTGACGGTGAAGCCGGATCCTTCGGATGCCCTGCACCAGGAGTCCGCCTTTGCCCCTTACTACGGAGGAGCAACCGAGACGAAGTATGCCAAGAATACAGTGCTCACAGATCGCGGACTCTACGCTGGCAACGGCGTCCAACTGGCCACCTCAACGccacagcatcagcagcagcagttccgGATGCGACGCACTGGCAGCAGGGCGGAGATCGATATGTTGGAGCGGGAGACTAGCAGCCAGATAAGG AACTTGGATGTTTCGGCCGGGGACTTGCTGAGCCGCACTCACGAGGAGCTGGTCTTGCTACTGATCCAGCTGAGGCGCCAGAGCAGCCAGACTGCCAGGGCCATTGAGCAGTGCTGCAGCGATATACACGATGTGCAG AACCGCTTGCGCAGTGCCGAGGGATTGACTAGAGCCGAGAGCATTCAGAGATTGGATTACTTGAAGCAACACCTCCTCGACCTGGAACGGCACTATGAGAAGAGCAAGCCGTTGGTCAACCTGGTGGATAACATGGTCAAGCTGGGTTCATTGTATCGCAACGATGCCAACGGCCGAGTCCAGCCCGTTACCATAGAGCGCTTGGAGTTCAATCAGCGCATGCAGGAGCGGCATATgctgcaggaggagcagcagcagtgggaGCGCCTGAGTCCCAATCAGGCGGAGCTGCAG GCCAAGGTCCGTGAGCTGTATCAACTGGATCAGTTGCTGCAGGAGGAGTCTGGCACTTTGCAGAGTCTCCAGCGTGACAAGGAGGACCTCGAGCGAGCTCTGGGTGGACTGAGAGCCCGCATCCATGACAGCAATGCCACCCCGATGGCCCTGGAGGCGGccaagaagcagcagcacatCCTGGAGCGCGAACTGTCGCGGGTCCACCAGCTGCTGGCCGAGAACTCAAAGGTATCCAAG AAACTGGAGCAGACAGTGGCGGGCAACGCACACCTGGAGCAGGAGCTTTTGCTCCTCCGCCAGAAGGTGCAGGCCAGCCGAGGAGACGCCGCCAATGGAATGGGTAGCGATGCCGCTCACATCAATGGAGACCAGACCGCCGCCGTCTTGCAGTCGGAATTGGAGAGAGTCCAATCTCTGGTGGGAGACATGCAGAGGCAGCGCCACGAACTTAGCTCGGCGGTTCGCCAGCTCACGGAAAACTCGACCAGGTTGTACCAGGAGATTGGAAATAAGGAGATGAATGGCGGTGGCTCCACCAATGGCAGCCTCAAGAAGCGCAGCAACTCCACGAGCTGGACAGAGACGGATTTGGACGCCAACATGATGCGGAGCGGCAGTCGCCAGCAGCTCAATGACTCCTCCTTGAACCTATCCACTCCCCTGTATGTGGACACGAACAATGGCTCCACGAAGCTGAGCGACTATAACCGATACAACGGAGGCGGCAGCAGCGATGCCCTGGAGATGAGCGGAGTGGACAGCGACGGCTTTCTGGACAGCAATCCTTTCGCCACCGCCCTGGAGAAGCAGGAGATCAAGACGGTGAGGATTGTAAAGCGTGAATCTGAGCGCAGGCATCGCGATCGCAGCGAAAGGGGACTCAGCAGCTCCACGCAGAACCTGGACCAGGTcttggaggaggagcagtatgcccagcaacagcagcttcaacagcagcgggagcagcaacagctgtATGCCCAGAGCTTGGAGGAGCAGATGAGCAATGGCCACCACAGCCGCTCCAAGTCGCTGCCCCGAAACTACAGCGAGCCTCCCAAGCCGCGGCACAGCCGCCACATGAACGGTAAGCAGAATGGCCACCATTACAACGGTGGCTTCGACTATGACCGGAATAGCAACTACGAGCaccagccgccgccgccaccggcTCCCCAGAGCAATGGCCACCATCACTCGCAACGAGAGCAAAGGGAGCACCTCAATCCCCTGGCCAATGCCTATTTCGCCaagcagctccagcagcaggcGAATCCCTCGCGGGACAGTGCGCGCGTGGCCCTCAGGACCAAGACCGACTCCCTGCAGAGCCTCAACAAGAGCCTCACGGACATCAGTCCGGAGCCAGTGTTCCAGAGCGTGGCTGCTCGCCAGATTATCAACGAAATGTCCGCCGGTTCGGCATCGGAGGACACCGAGAGGGTGGTGGAGAAGGTGCCGCCGCCGCACAAGCATCGCCGAGCGGTTCCCCGCGAGAAGAGACGACACTACACGGCGCCTAACAATGTGAACCAGAAGGCCATGGAAAAGGTGCAGGCTGAGAACGATATGAATCGAAAT aaCACAAACTGGCGAGCTCGCGATGATCTGGACATGGAGGTGGCTCTGAGGCCGCGGATGAATGCTCCTGATGTGATTCGTTCTGCCCTGGGACAGGGTGAGAAGATCTCGGAGAATACCATTGACAACTTGCTCTTGGCTCCAAACAAAATAGTCATACCCGAGCGTTACATACCAGAAACA acGCCCGAGCTGTCGCCGGAGGAGAAGAAGCGTCGCCAGGAGAAGGTGGAGTCCATCAAGAAAATGCTGTCCGAGGCGCCTCTTAGCAGCAAT GAAAATGAAAGCCTGCCGCCGAGCAAAATCAATGCGGAGAAGAAGCAGCGCGAGCACCTGTTGCAGCTTAATCAAATCCTGGCCCAGCAGGTGATGCAGGTCAGCAAGATCGTGGCCG GCAATCCCACTAGTCACAACTAA